One Lagopus muta isolate bLagMut1 chromosome 10, bLagMut1 primary, whole genome shotgun sequence DNA segment encodes these proteins:
- the PPIP5K1 gene encoding inositol hexakisphosphate and diphosphoinositol-pentakisphosphate kinase 1 isoform X6 — MSSLTTSSEGQNPTPRFVVGSRDDETDFLGSNTKMDETDFFEDDEEEESPPERQIVVGICAMTKKSKSKPMTQILERLCKFEYITVVIMGEDIILNEPVENWPPCDCLISFHSKGFPLDKAVAYAKLCKPFLINDLDMQYYIQDRREVYRILQEEGIDLPRYAVLNRDPDRPEECNLVEGEDHVEVNGAVFPKPFVEKPVSAEDHNVYIYYPTSAGGGSQRLFRKIGSRSSVYSPESSVRKTGSYIYEEFMPTDGTDVKVYTVGPDYAHAEARKSPALDGKVERDSEGKEIRYPVMLTAMEKLVARKVCVAFKQTVCGFDLLRANGHSFVCDVNGFSFVKNSMKYYDDCAKILGNIIMRELAPQFHIPWSIPTEAEDIPIVPTTSGTMMELRCVIAVIRHGDRTPKQKMKMEVKHPRFFELFEKYDGYKTGKLKLKKPEQLQEVLDIARQLVVELGTHSDCEIEERKSKLEQLKSVLEMYGHFSGINRKVQLTYLPHGHPKAASEDEEARREPSPSLLLVLKWGGELTPAGRVQAEELGRAFRCMYPGGQGDYAGFPGCGLLRLHSTYRHDLKIYASDEGRVQMTAAAFAKGLLALEGELTPILVQMVKSANMNGLLDSDSDSLSSCQHKVKARLHEIMQKDAEFCEEDYEKLAPTGSASLLNSMTFIQNPVEICNQVFTLIENLTSQIRKRLEDPKSADLQLYHSETLELMLQRWSKLERDFRMKNGRYDISKIPDIYDCIKYDVQHNCALKLEGTAELFRLSKALADVIIPQEYGINKEEKLEIAIGFCLPLIKKIQLDLQRTHEDESVNKLHPLYSRGVLSPGRHVRTRLYFTSESHVHSLLSIFRYGGLLDENKDQQWKRAMDYLSAISELNYMTQIVIMLYEDNNKDPSSEERFHVELHFSPGVKGCEEDGNVPTGFGFRPASAESEDKKADQGSLEDLSKEKGVDEPDRAQPRSPQPSEPVGVQRRSPLIRNRKTGSMEVLSECSSKGYRLFSTYSRQASEMKQSGLGSQCTGLFSTTVLGGSSSAPNLQDYARSHGKKFASSLTYKDELLSMPAVKRFSVSFAKHPTNDAFEHHHVAQLLRRFSSDYATSRNICLDATLAHHLQQCSYHLRLFRSWLISGQDDLECLYGFEGCSMVPTIYPLETLHNSLSLRQVNEFLTAVCRSCSESHVQSTAALFDSMIGSQIPGDPFMSQRILSSSSFPLRQRSDKPPWYSSGPSSTVSSAGPSSPTSLDSCTRFNFAEKLSVSPPKNEEQLSSQSPEQERQPDSGGLGVEVGMAGLSVTEPSAPETWSKDPEPGVLPELCKKELAKENSNLEEKSMVEVEEDSAEEMLDPINIGKPKSGAESEMRPAGERVKPGEGDIGVMTGLDQSWLGKNILVPCEEELLGEELDPERVSEEPFVGCSALSDQLLSGKLCWEQPLPLEESVEGLQPPCQEDQQN; from the exons ATGTCGTCCCTGACGACCTCCAGTGAGGGACAGAACCCCACTCCGCGGTTTGTGGTCGGTTCCCGGGATGATGAGACAGACTTCCTGGGATCAAACACGAAGATGGATGAAACGGACTTCtttgaagatgatgaagaggaGGAGTCG CCGCCTGAACGGCAGATTGTCGTCGGAATCTGTGCCATGACCAAAAAGTCCAAATCAAAGCCCATGACGCAGATTCTGGAGCGTCTGTGCAAGTTTGAGTATATCACAGTGGTGATTATGGGGGAGGACATTATTCTGAATGAACCGGTGGAGAATTGGCCTCCTTGTGACTGCCTTATCTCCTTCCACTCCAAAG GATTCCCACTGGATAAAGCAGTTGCCTATGCCAAGCTGTGCAAACCGTTCTTGATTAATGACCTTGATATGCAATATTATATCCAGGACAG GCGTGAAGTGTATCGGATCCTTCAAGAAGAGGGAATAGACCTGCCCCGCTACGCTGTGCTCAATCGAGACCCTGATAGACCAGAAG AGTGCAACTTGGTGGAAGGAGAGGACCATGTGGAAGTAAACGGAGCTGTTTTCCCAAAGCCGTTCGTAGAGAAGCCCGTCAGTGCTGAAGACCATAATGTGTACATTTACTACCCAACCTCAGCAGGTGGGGGCAGCCAGCGGCTCTTTCGGAAG atCGGCAGCCGGAGCAGCGTGTACTCCCCAGAGAGCAGTGTGAGGAAGACGGGCTCGTACATTTATGAGGAGTTCATGCCTACGGATGGCACTGATGTAAAG GTGTACACCGTTGGGCCCGACTACGCCCATGCAGAGGCTCGCAAATCCCCCGCATTGGATGGGAAGGTGGAACGGGACAGCGAGGGGAAGGAGATCCGTTATCCTGTCATGCTTACTGCCATGGAGAAGCTGGTCGCTCGGAAAGTCTGCGTTGCCTTCAAG CAAACTGTGTGTGGGTTTGACCTCCTGCGGGCAAATGGCCACTCTTTTGTTTGTGATGTGAACGGCTTCAGTTTTGTGAAGAACTCTATGAAGTATTACGATGACTGCGCCAAAATCCTCGG aaaCATAATCATGCGGGAATTGGCTCCTCAGTTTCATATTCCCTGGTCCATCCCAACAGAGGCAGAAGATATTCCTATCGTCCCCACGACTTCTGGCACCAT GATGGAGCTTCGCTGCGTTATTGCAGTCATCCGGCATGGAGATCGTACCCcaaagcagaagatgaagatGGAAGTTAAGCATCCCCG GTTCTTTGAATTATTTGAGAAATATGATGGCTACAAGACAGGGAAGTTGAAACTGAAGAAGCCAGAGCAGCTACAG GAAGTGCTGGACATCGCACGGCAGCTCGTGGTGGAACTGGGAACCCACAGTGACTGTGAGATCGAGGAGCGGAAATCCAAACTGGAGCAGCTGAAGAGTGTTTTGGAGAT GTATGGACATTTTTCTGGCATTAACCGTAAGGTGCAGTTGACTTATCTGCCTCATGGGCATCCAAAAGCTGCAAGTGAAGATGAAG AAGCTCGCAGAGAGCCTTCCCCATCTCTTCTCCTGGTGCTGAAGTGGGGTGGAGAGCTGACACCAGCAGGAAGAGTCCAGGCAGAAGAGCTGGGGCGAGCCTTTCGCTGCATGTACCCTGGTGGCCAAG GTGATTATGCTGGTTTCCCTGGATGTGGCCTGCTCAGACTGCACAGCACATACCGCCATGATCTCAAGATCTACGCCTCAGATGAGGGACGAGTTCAGATGACAGCAGCGGCTTTTGCAAAG GGTCTGCTGGCCCTGGAAGGAGAGCTGACCCCCATCCTGGTGCAGATGGTGAAAAGTGCCAATATGAACGGTCTCCTGGACAGTGACAGTGATTCTCTAAGCAGCTGTCAACACAAAGTGAAGGCACGACTGCATGAAATCATGCAGAAGGATGCTGAGTTCTGTGAAGAGGATTATGAAAAG CTAGCACCTACAGGTAGTGCTTCTCTGCTCAACTCCATGACCTTCATCCAGAACCCTGTGGAGATCTGTAACCAGGTGTTCACTCTGATTGAGAACCTCACCTCCCAGATACGAAAACGATTGGAAGACCCAAAATCTGCAG ACCTGCAGCTCTACCACAGTGAGACTTTAGAACTGATGCTGCAACGCTGGAGTAAGCTGGAGAGAGATTTCCGCATGAAAAATGGGCGTTATGACATCAGCAAGATCCCTGATATTTATGACTGCATCAAGTATGATGTGCAGCACAACTGTGCTCTGAAGCTGGAAGGCACAGCTGAGCTCTTCCGACTCTCCAAAGCCCTGGCAGATGTGATCATACCACAG gaGTATGGAattaataaggaagaaaaactggagATTGCTATTGGCTTTTGTCTTcctctaattaaaaaaatccagttgGACCTACAGAGAACCCATGAAGATGAGTCTGTCAACAAACTACATCCACT GTACTCGAGAGGAGTGTTGTCACCGGGCCGCCATGTTCGGACACGGCTCTACTTCACCAGTGAGAGCCATGTGCACTCTCTGCTCAGCATCTTCCGCTATGGGGGGCTCCTGGAT gaGAACAAAGACCAGCAGTGGAAGAGAGCCATGGACTATTTGAGTGCTATCTCAGAGCTGAACTACATGACCCAGATTGTTATCATGCTCTACGAGGACAACAACAAG GACCCATCTTCAGAAGAGCGCTTCCACGTGGAGCTGCATTTCAGCCCTGGTGTGAAGGGTTGTGAGGAGGACGGAAACGTTCCCACGGGATTTGGCTTTCGGCCTGCCTCAGCGGAG AGCGAGGACAAGAAAGCAGACCAAGGCAGCCTGGAGGACCTCTCCAAAGAGAAGGGCGTGGATGAGCCCGATCGTGCCCAGCCAAGGTCTCCGCAGCCCTCTGAGCCCGTTGGAGTTCAGCGGAGATCACCTCTGATCAGGAACCGCAAGACGGGGTCAATGGAG GTGCTTTCTGAATGTTCTTCCAAAGGTTATCGCCTCTTCAGCACTTACTCCAGGCAAGCTTCTGAGATGAAGCAGAGTGGCTTAG GGTCACAGTGCACCGGGCTGTTTAGCACCACTGTGCTGGGAGGCTCCTCCAGTGCCCCCAACCTTCAGGACTACGCACGCAGCCATGGCAAAAAGTTTGCCAGCAGCCTGACATACAAAGACG agCTCTTGTCTATGCCAGCCGTAAAACGATTTTCTGTGTCGTTTGCAAAGCATCCGACTAATG ATGCGTTTGAGCACCACCACGTTGCCCAGTTGCTGCGCCGTTTTTCCTCTGACTATGCCACGAGCCGGAACATCTGCCTGGATGCCACTCTAGCCCATCACCTCCAGCAGTGCTCCTACCACCTGCGCCTCTTCAGGAGCTGGCTGATCTCAGGGCAGGATGACTTGGAGTGTCTTTACG GTTTTGAAGGCTGTTCCATGGTTCCCACCATTTATCCCCTGGAGACCTTGCACAACTCCCTCTCTTTGCGGCAGGTCAATGAGTTCCTGACGGCTGTGTGCAGGAGTTGCAGTGAATCACATGTTCAGTCTACTGCAG ctttgTTTGATTCAATGATTGGCAGCCAAATACCAGGGGACCCCTTTATGTCTCAGCGAATTCTGTCATCATCCTCTTTCCCATTGCGCCAGAGGTCGGATAAGCCCCCTTGGT ACAGCAGTGGCCCTTCCAGTACTGTCTCCAGTGCAGGCCCATCCTCCCCAACCTCTTTGGACAGCTGCACTCGTTTCAACTTCGCTGAGAAACTTTCAGTCAGTCCCCCCAAaaatgaggagcagctgagtaGCCAGTCCCCTGAACAGGAGAGGCAGCCTGATAGTGGAGGGCTTGGTGTGGAAGTGGGCATGGCTGGGTTGTCAGTGACGGAGCCCAGTGCCCCAGAGACCTGGAGTAAGGACCCAGAGCCAGGTGTGCTCCCAGAACTGTGCAAGAAGGAGCTGGCAAAGGAGAACTCTAACCTGGAGGAAAAAAGtatggtggaggtggaagaAGATTCAGCTGAGGAAATGTTAGATCCAATTAACATAGGGAAACCAAAGAGTGGTGCAGAGTCTGAGATGAGGCCAGCTGGGGAGAGAGTGAAGCCAGGTGAGGGAGATATAGGGGTAATGACTGGCCTGGATCAGTCTTGGCTGGGCAAGAACATCTTGGTGCCCTGTGAAGAGGAGCTTCTGGGAGAAGAGTTGGACCCAGAGCGTGTGAGTGAGGAACCATTTGtgggctgcagtgctctgtcagACCAGCTTCTGTCTGGTAAGCTGTGTTGGGAACAACCGCTGCCTCTTGAGGAGAGTGtggaggggctgcagccaccatgTCAGGAGGATCAGCAGAACTAG
- the PPIP5K1 gene encoding inositol hexakisphosphate and diphosphoinositol-pentakisphosphate kinase 1 isoform X2: protein MSSLTTSSEGQNPTPRFVVGSRDDETDFLGSNTKMDETDFFEDDEEEESPPERQIVVGICAMTKKSKSKPMTQILERLCKFEYITVVIMGEDIILNEPVENWPPCDCLISFHSKGFPLDKAVAYAKLCKPFLINDLDMQYYIQDRREVYRILQEEGIDLPRYAVLNRDPDRPEECNLVEGEDHVEVNGAVFPKPFVEKPVSAEDHNVYIYYPTSAGGGSQRLFRKIGSRSSVYSPESSVRKTGSYIYEEFMPTDGTDVKVYTVGPDYAHAEARKSPALDGKVERDSEGKEIRYPVMLTAMEKLVARKVCVAFKQTVCGFDLLRANGHSFVCDVNGFSFVKNSMKYYDDCAKILGNIIMRELAPQFHIPWSIPTEAEDIPIVPTTSGTMMELRCVIAVIRHGDRTPKQKMKMEVKHPRFFELFEKYDGYKTGKLKLKKPEQLQEVLDIARQLVVELGTHSDCEIEERKSKLEQLKSVLEMYGHFSGINRKVQLTYLPHGHPKAASEDEARREPSPSLLLVLKWGGELTPAGRVQAEELGRAFRCMYPGGQGDYAGFPGCGLLRLHSTYRHDLKIYASDEGRVQMTAAAFAKGLLALEGELTPILVQMVKSANMNGLLDSDSDSLSSCQHKVKARLHEIMQKDAEFCEEDYEKLAPTGSASLLNSMTFIQNPVEICNQVFTLIENLTSQIRKRLEDPKSADLQLYHSETLELMLQRWSKLERDFRMKNGRYDISKIPDIYDCIKYDVQHNCALKLEGTAELFRLSKALADVIIPQEYGINKEEKLEIAIGFCLPLIKKIQLDLQRTHEDESVNKLHPLYSRGVLSPGRHVRTRLYFTSESHVHSLLSIFRYGGLLDENKDQQWKRAMDYLSAISELNYMTQIVIMLYEDNNKDPSSEERFHVELHFSPGVKGCEEDGNVPTGFGFRPASAESEDKKADQGSLEDLSKEKGVDEPDRAQPRSPQPSEPVGVQRRSPLIRNRKTGSMEVLSECSSKGYRLFSTYSRQASEMKQSGLGSQCTGLFSTTVLGGSSSAPNLQDYARSHGKKFASSLTYKDELLSMPAVKRFSVSFAKHPTNGFEGCSMVPTIYPLETLHNSLSLRQVNEFLTAVCRSCSESHVQSTAALFDSMIGSQIPGDPFMSQRILSSSSFPLRQRSDKPPWYSSGPSSTVSSAGPSSPTSLDSCTRFNFAEKLSVSPPKNEEQLSSQSPEQERQPDSGGLGVEVGMAGLSVTEPSAPETWSKDPEPGVLPELCKKELAKENSNLEEKSMVEVEEDSAEEMLDPINIGKPKSGAESEMRPAGERVKPGEGDIGVMTGLDQSWLGKNILVPCEEELLGEELDPERVSEEPFVGCSALSDQLLSGKLCWEQPLPLEESVEGLQPPCQEDQQN from the exons ATGTCGTCCCTGACGACCTCCAGTGAGGGACAGAACCCCACTCCGCGGTTTGTGGTCGGTTCCCGGGATGATGAGACAGACTTCCTGGGATCAAACACGAAGATGGATGAAACGGACTTCtttgaagatgatgaagaggaGGAGTCG CCGCCTGAACGGCAGATTGTCGTCGGAATCTGTGCCATGACCAAAAAGTCCAAATCAAAGCCCATGACGCAGATTCTGGAGCGTCTGTGCAAGTTTGAGTATATCACAGTGGTGATTATGGGGGAGGACATTATTCTGAATGAACCGGTGGAGAATTGGCCTCCTTGTGACTGCCTTATCTCCTTCCACTCCAAAG GATTCCCACTGGATAAAGCAGTTGCCTATGCCAAGCTGTGCAAACCGTTCTTGATTAATGACCTTGATATGCAATATTATATCCAGGACAG GCGTGAAGTGTATCGGATCCTTCAAGAAGAGGGAATAGACCTGCCCCGCTACGCTGTGCTCAATCGAGACCCTGATAGACCAGAAG AGTGCAACTTGGTGGAAGGAGAGGACCATGTGGAAGTAAACGGAGCTGTTTTCCCAAAGCCGTTCGTAGAGAAGCCCGTCAGTGCTGAAGACCATAATGTGTACATTTACTACCCAACCTCAGCAGGTGGGGGCAGCCAGCGGCTCTTTCGGAAG atCGGCAGCCGGAGCAGCGTGTACTCCCCAGAGAGCAGTGTGAGGAAGACGGGCTCGTACATTTATGAGGAGTTCATGCCTACGGATGGCACTGATGTAAAG GTGTACACCGTTGGGCCCGACTACGCCCATGCAGAGGCTCGCAAATCCCCCGCATTGGATGGGAAGGTGGAACGGGACAGCGAGGGGAAGGAGATCCGTTATCCTGTCATGCTTACTGCCATGGAGAAGCTGGTCGCTCGGAAAGTCTGCGTTGCCTTCAAG CAAACTGTGTGTGGGTTTGACCTCCTGCGGGCAAATGGCCACTCTTTTGTTTGTGATGTGAACGGCTTCAGTTTTGTGAAGAACTCTATGAAGTATTACGATGACTGCGCCAAAATCCTCGG aaaCATAATCATGCGGGAATTGGCTCCTCAGTTTCATATTCCCTGGTCCATCCCAACAGAGGCAGAAGATATTCCTATCGTCCCCACGACTTCTGGCACCAT GATGGAGCTTCGCTGCGTTATTGCAGTCATCCGGCATGGAGATCGTACCCcaaagcagaagatgaagatGGAAGTTAAGCATCCCCG GTTCTTTGAATTATTTGAGAAATATGATGGCTACAAGACAGGGAAGTTGAAACTGAAGAAGCCAGAGCAGCTACAG GAAGTGCTGGACATCGCACGGCAGCTCGTGGTGGAACTGGGAACCCACAGTGACTGTGAGATCGAGGAGCGGAAATCCAAACTGGAGCAGCTGAAGAGTGTTTTGGAGAT GTATGGACATTTTTCTGGCATTAACCGTAAGGTGCAGTTGACTTATCTGCCTCATGGGCATCCAAAAGCTGCAAGTGAAGATGAAG CTCGCAGAGAGCCTTCCCCATCTCTTCTCCTGGTGCTGAAGTGGGGTGGAGAGCTGACACCAGCAGGAAGAGTCCAGGCAGAAGAGCTGGGGCGAGCCTTTCGCTGCATGTACCCTGGTGGCCAAG GTGATTATGCTGGTTTCCCTGGATGTGGCCTGCTCAGACTGCACAGCACATACCGCCATGATCTCAAGATCTACGCCTCAGATGAGGGACGAGTTCAGATGACAGCAGCGGCTTTTGCAAAG GGTCTGCTGGCCCTGGAAGGAGAGCTGACCCCCATCCTGGTGCAGATGGTGAAAAGTGCCAATATGAACGGTCTCCTGGACAGTGACAGTGATTCTCTAAGCAGCTGTCAACACAAAGTGAAGGCACGACTGCATGAAATCATGCAGAAGGATGCTGAGTTCTGTGAAGAGGATTATGAAAAG CTAGCACCTACAGGTAGTGCTTCTCTGCTCAACTCCATGACCTTCATCCAGAACCCTGTGGAGATCTGTAACCAGGTGTTCACTCTGATTGAGAACCTCACCTCCCAGATACGAAAACGATTGGAAGACCCAAAATCTGCAG ACCTGCAGCTCTACCACAGTGAGACTTTAGAACTGATGCTGCAACGCTGGAGTAAGCTGGAGAGAGATTTCCGCATGAAAAATGGGCGTTATGACATCAGCAAGATCCCTGATATTTATGACTGCATCAAGTATGATGTGCAGCACAACTGTGCTCTGAAGCTGGAAGGCACAGCTGAGCTCTTCCGACTCTCCAAAGCCCTGGCAGATGTGATCATACCACAG gaGTATGGAattaataaggaagaaaaactggagATTGCTATTGGCTTTTGTCTTcctctaattaaaaaaatccagttgGACCTACAGAGAACCCATGAAGATGAGTCTGTCAACAAACTACATCCACT GTACTCGAGAGGAGTGTTGTCACCGGGCCGCCATGTTCGGACACGGCTCTACTTCACCAGTGAGAGCCATGTGCACTCTCTGCTCAGCATCTTCCGCTATGGGGGGCTCCTGGAT gaGAACAAAGACCAGCAGTGGAAGAGAGCCATGGACTATTTGAGTGCTATCTCAGAGCTGAACTACATGACCCAGATTGTTATCATGCTCTACGAGGACAACAACAAG GACCCATCTTCAGAAGAGCGCTTCCACGTGGAGCTGCATTTCAGCCCTGGTGTGAAGGGTTGTGAGGAGGACGGAAACGTTCCCACGGGATTTGGCTTTCGGCCTGCCTCAGCGGAG AGCGAGGACAAGAAAGCAGACCAAGGCAGCCTGGAGGACCTCTCCAAAGAGAAGGGCGTGGATGAGCCCGATCGTGCCCAGCCAAGGTCTCCGCAGCCCTCTGAGCCCGTTGGAGTTCAGCGGAGATCACCTCTGATCAGGAACCGCAAGACGGGGTCAATGGAG GTGCTTTCTGAATGTTCTTCCAAAGGTTATCGCCTCTTCAGCACTTACTCCAGGCAAGCTTCTGAGATGAAGCAGAGTGGCTTAG GGTCACAGTGCACCGGGCTGTTTAGCACCACTGTGCTGGGAGGCTCCTCCAGTGCCCCCAACCTTCAGGACTACGCACGCAGCCATGGCAAAAAGTTTGCCAGCAGCCTGACATACAAAGACG agCTCTTGTCTATGCCAGCCGTAAAACGATTTTCTGTGTCGTTTGCAAAGCATCCGACTAATG GTTTTGAAGGCTGTTCCATGGTTCCCACCATTTATCCCCTGGAGACCTTGCACAACTCCCTCTCTTTGCGGCAGGTCAATGAGTTCCTGACGGCTGTGTGCAGGAGTTGCAGTGAATCACATGTTCAGTCTACTGCAG ctttgTTTGATTCAATGATTGGCAGCCAAATACCAGGGGACCCCTTTATGTCTCAGCGAATTCTGTCATCATCCTCTTTCCCATTGCGCCAGAGGTCGGATAAGCCCCCTTGGT ACAGCAGTGGCCCTTCCAGTACTGTCTCCAGTGCAGGCCCATCCTCCCCAACCTCTTTGGACAGCTGCACTCGTTTCAACTTCGCTGAGAAACTTTCAGTCAGTCCCCCCAAaaatgaggagcagctgagtaGCCAGTCCCCTGAACAGGAGAGGCAGCCTGATAGTGGAGGGCTTGGTGTGGAAGTGGGCATGGCTGGGTTGTCAGTGACGGAGCCCAGTGCCCCAGAGACCTGGAGTAAGGACCCAGAGCCAGGTGTGCTCCCAGAACTGTGCAAGAAGGAGCTGGCAAAGGAGAACTCTAACCTGGAGGAAAAAAGtatggtggaggtggaagaAGATTCAGCTGAGGAAATGTTAGATCCAATTAACATAGGGAAACCAAAGAGTGGTGCAGAGTCTGAGATGAGGCCAGCTGGGGAGAGAGTGAAGCCAGGTGAGGGAGATATAGGGGTAATGACTGGCCTGGATCAGTCTTGGCTGGGCAAGAACATCTTGGTGCCCTGTGAAGAGGAGCTTCTGGGAGAAGAGTTGGACCCAGAGCGTGTGAGTGAGGAACCATTTGtgggctgcagtgctctgtcagACCAGCTTCTGTCTGGTAAGCTGTGTTGGGAACAACCGCTGCCTCTTGAGGAGAGTGtggaggggctgcagccaccatgTCAGGAGGATCAGCAGAACTAG